Proteins encoded by one window of Anopheles maculipalpis chromosome 2RL, idAnoMacuDA_375_x, whole genome shotgun sequence:
- the LOC126557491 gene encoding high-affinity choline transporter 1: MINIAGVVSIVLFYILILAVGIWAGRKKESGNDSEEEVMLAGRSIGLFVGIFTMTATWVGGGYINGTAEAIYTSGLVWCQAPFGYALSLVFGGIFFANPMRKQGYITMLDPLQDSFGERMGGLLFLPALCGEVFWAAGILAALGATLSVIIDMEQETSVILSACIAVFYTLFGGLYSVAYTDVIQLFCIFIGLWMCIPFAWTNDHVKSLSSMDVDWIGEIGEGYTWFYLDYGLLLIFGGIPWQVYFQRVLSSKTAGRAQILSYVAAFGCILMAIPPVLIGAIAKATPWNETDYKGPWPLTTQETSMILPMVLQYLTPDFVSFFGLGAVSAAVMSSADSSVLSASSMFARNVYRLIFRQRASEMEIIWVMRVSILVVGILSTIMALTIPSIYGLWSMCSDLVYCILFPQLLMVVHFKHHCNTYGSLAAYIIAFMVRLSGGESMLGLPALIHYPGYNEETSTQMFPFRTMAMIMSLITLIGVSWWTKWVFESGRFPPHYDYFRCVVNIPEELHRVGEPSDSGEQLSVMAGGMTRMYGAATMVGKDERNGRINPALEPDDDLPVVEAQRQMQQSAGGGGGVAAPGSVVPGTGPAQAHTAF, translated from the exons ATGATTAATATCGCCGGCGTTGTCAGCATCGTGCTGTTCTACATCCTGATCCTTGCGGTCGGTATATGGGCGGGCAGGAAAAAGGAGTCCGGAAATGATTCGGAGGAGGAAGTAATGTTGGCCGGACGTTCGATCGGTCTGTTTGTCGGTATTTTCACCATGACCG CTACCTGGGTCGGCGGCGGTTACATCAACGGAACGGCGGAAGCAATCTACACCTCCGGGCTCGTCTGGTGCCAGGCACCGTTCGGTTATGCGCTTAGTTTAGTGTTCG GTGGCATCTTTTTCGCAAACCCAATGCGAAAACAGGGCTACATCACTATGCTGGATCCGCTGCAGGACAGCTTCGGCGAGCGGATGGGAGGATTGCTCTTTTTGCCCGCCCTCTGCGGCGAAGTGTTCTGGGCGGCCGGTATTTTGGCCGCACTCGGTGCCACCCTGTCGGTGATCATCGATATGGAGCAGGAGACCTCGGTCATCCTGTCGGCGTGCATCGCCGTCTTTTATACCCTGTTCGGGGGGTTGTATTCCGTGGCGTACACGGACGTGATACAGCTGTTCTGTATCTTTATCGGGCTGTGGATGTGCATCCCGTTTGCGTGGACCAACGACCACGTCAAGAGTCTGTCGTCGATGGACGTGGACTGGATCGGTGAGATCGGTGAGGGCTACACCTGGTTCTATCTGGACTACGGACTGCTGCTCATATTTGGCGGTATTCCCTGGCag GTATACTTCCAGCGTGTGCTTTCCAGTAAAACAGCTGGCCGGGCTCAAATCCTCTCCTACGTAGCAGCGTTCGGTTGCATCCTGATGGCCATCCCACCCGTACTTATTGGTGCCATCGCCAAGGCTACAC CCTGGAACGAGACGGACTACAAGGGCCCGTGGCCACTAACGACGCAGGAAACGAGCATGATTCTGCCGATGGTGCTGCAGTATCTGACGCCGGACTTTGTATCGTTCTTTGGGCTCGGTGCTGTCTCGGCTGCTGTTATGTCTTCGGCCGACTCGTCCGTACTGTCCGCATCCTCCATGTTTGCTCGCAACGTGTACAGACTGATCTTCCGGCAGCGTGCTTCGGAGATGGAGATTATCTGGGTCATGCGTGTGTCCATTCTGGTCGTCGGTATACTGTCCACAATTATGGCACTAACCATACCCTCGATCTATGGACTTTG GTCAATGTGTTCCGACCTGGTCTACTGTATTCTCTTTCCGCAG CTGCTGATGGTAGTTCACTTCAAGCATCATTGCAACACGTACGGCAGCCTGGCGGCGTACATAATCGCGTTCATGGTGCGATTGTCCGGTGGAGAATCGATGCTCGGTCTGCCCGCTCTGATCCACTATCCAGGCTACAATGAAGAAACCAGCACACAGATGTTCCCCTTCCGAACGATGGCCATGATCATGAGCCTAATCACGCTTATCGGAGTCTCCTGGTGGACAAA GTGGGTATTTGAATCGGGCCGATTCCCACCGCACTACGATTACTTCCGATGCGTGGTAAACATTCCGGAAGAGTTGCACCGTGTCGGCGAACCGTCCGATTCAGGCGAACAG CTTTCGGTAATGGCCGGTGGTATGACGCGTATGTACGGTGCGGCCACCATGGTCGGTAAGGACGAGCGCAACGGACGAATAAATCCGGCCCTGGAACCGGACGACGATCTGCCGGTGGTTGAAGCGCAGCGACAGATGCAACAATCCGCTGGCGGAGGAGGCGGTGTCGCGGCACCCGGCAGTGTCGTCCCCGGCACCGGACCGGCTCAGGCTCATACGGCCTTTTGA
- the LOC126557400 gene encoding pro-resilin translates to MMIFHRTRAVALVMVCCAVLVPARASTSLAKREAPLPPSGSYLPPSGGAGGYPASQTPSSSYGAPTGGAGSWSGNGNGGGRGHSNGGGQSFGAPSAPAQSYGAPSFGGPSAGGFGGQSSQGGFGGHGGNGNGNGYSSGRPSSQYGPPQQQQQQQQSFRPPSTSYGVPAAPSQSYGAPSQQQGNGGNGYSNGRPSSQYGAPSQSNGNGFGNGRPSSSYGAPSRPSTQYGAPSAGNGNGYAGNGNGRSYSNGNGNGHSNGNGNNGYSRGPSRQPSQQYGAPSQTPSSQYGAPAQTPSSQYGAPAQTPSSQYGAPAQQPSSQYGAPAQQPSSQYGAPAQEPSSQYGAPAQTPSSQYGAPAQTPSSQYGAPAPSRPSQQYGPPAQAPSSQYGAPAQTPSSQYGAPAQTPSSQYGAPAQTPSSQYGAPAQTPSSQYGAPAPSRPSQQYGPPAQAPSRPSQQYGAPAQAPSSQYGAPAQTPSSQYGAPAQTPSSQYGAPAQTPSSQYGAPAPSRPSQQYGAPAQAPSSQYGAPAQTPSSQYGAPAQQPSSQYGAPSFGSTGGSSFGGNGNVGGSYQVSSTGNGFSQASFSASSFSSNGRTSQSGGGYSSGGPSHSSGGYSSGGPSQVPATLPQSYASNGGYNY, encoded by the coding sequence ATGATGATCTTCCATCGCACCCGGGCAGTCGCCCTCGTGATGGTGTGTTGTGCCGTCCTTGTGCCAGCCCGTGCATCGACCAGTTTGGCTAAGCGTGAGGCACCGCTTCCGCCGAGTGGCAGCTATCTGCCACCGTCGGGCGGAGCTGGTGGATATCCGGCTTCCCAGACTCCTTCCTCGAGCTACGGTGCGCCGACCGGCGGTGCTGGCAGCTGGAGCGGCAATGGTAATGGAGGCGGCCGTGGTCACTCGAACGGTGGTGGCCAGTCGTTCGGTGCTCCTTCGGCTCCTGCCCAGTCTTATGGTGCACCCAGCTTCGGAGGTCCATCCGCGGGTGGTTTCGGAGGACAAAGCTCACAGGGTGGATTCGGTGGACATGGTGGAAATGGCAACGGAAACGGATACTCAAGCGGACGTCCATCAAGCCAGTACGGAccaccgcagcaacagcagcagcagcagcaatcgttCCGTCCACCTTCCACTAGCTACGGAGTTCCGGCCGCTCCTTCTCAGTCTTACGGTGCACCATCGCAGCAGCAGGGCAACGGTGGTAATGGATACTCTAACGGACGTCCCTCGTCTCAATATGGTGCTCCTTCGCAGTCGAACGGAAACGGTTTCGGAAATGGTCGTCCCTCGTCAAGCTATGGTGCTCCAAGCCGTCCCTCGACACAGTACGGTGCTCCATCAGCTGGAAACGGCAATGGATACGCTGGTAATGGAAACGGACGTAGCTACAGCAATGGAAACGGAAACGGTCACAGCAATGGTAACGGTAACAATGGATACTCTCGCGGACCTTCTCGCCAACCGTCGCAGCAGTATGGAGCTCCGTCTCAGACTCCGTCATCGCAATATGGAGCCCCAGCTCAGACCCCATCCAGCCAGTACGGAGCCCCAGCTCAGACCCCATCCAGTCAATATGGTGCACCCGCTCAACAACCATCTAGCCAGTATGGTGCCCCAGCTCAGCAGCCGTCTAGCCAGTATGGTGCTCCGGCTCAGGAGCCGTCTAGCCAGTACGGTGCTCCGGCTCAGACTCCCTCCTCTCAATATGGTGCCCCTGCTCAGACTCCATCCAGCCAGTATGGAGCTCCTGCTCCGTCTCGCCCATCTCAGCAGTACGGACCTCCGGCTCAGGCCCCATCATCTCAGTATGGTGCCCCAGCTCAGACTCCATCCAGCCAATATGGAGCACCAGCTCAGACTCCGTCCAGCCAGTACGGAGCCCCAGCTCAGACCCCATCTAGCCAATATGGAGCACCAGCTCAGACCCCATCCAGCCAGTATGGAGCACCTGCACCATCGCGCCCATCTCAGCAGTACGGACCGCCCGCCCAAGCACCGTCCCGTCCGTCGCAGCAATACGGAGCTCCAGCCCAGGCTCCCTCTTCCCAGTACGGAGCTCCAGCTCAGACTCCCTCATCCCAGTACGGAGCCCCAGCTCAGACTCCTTCATCCCAGTACGGAGCCCCAGCTCAGACTCCTTCCAGCCAATACGGAGCACCTGCTCCATCCCGCCCATCGCAACAGTACGGAGCTCCCGCCCAGGCACCGTCTTCTCAGTACGGAGCACCAGCTCAGACTCCATCCAGCCAGTACGGTGCACCCGCTCAACAGCCTTCCAGCCAGTACGGTGCCCCAAGCTTCGGTTCCACCGGTGGTTCCTCTTTCGGCGGCAACGGTAACGTTGGTGGCAGCTACCAGGTAAGCTCTACGGGCAACGGCTTTTCGCAGGCTTCTTTCTCGGCCAGCAGCTTCTCGTCGAACGGACGCACGTCACAGTCGGGCGGTGGTTACAGCTCGGGTGGTCCGTCGCACTCTTCCGGTGGCTACAGTTCCGGTGGTCCGTCGCAGGTTCCCGCCACACTGCCACAGTCGTACGCATCCAACGGAGGCTACAACTACTAA